ACCGCCAGCAGCACGATGAAGTTGAACACCCCCAGCAGCGAGCGCGAGAAGTAGAGGAGCAGCATCGCGCTGGACACCGCCGTTCCCGCGACCAGCCCCACGTGCGGCGTGCGGAAGCGCGGATGCACCCGCCCCAGCCCGCGGAAGAAGATCCCGTCGCGCGCCGCGGTGAAGGGGATGCGCCCCGACATCAGGATCCACCCGTTCAGCGTTCCCACCCCCGCCGCGATGGCGAAGACGCCGATCGCCGTCTCCGCCCACCCGCCCAGCGTGCGTCCCGCGGCCACGGCGATGGGTCGCGCGCTGGCCGCGATCTCGGCGTTCGGCAGCGCCCCCGTCACCGCGATCGCCGCGACCAGGAAGATGCAGGTGGCCACCGCGTACCCCAGCAGCGTGCCGCGGCGGATGGTGCGTCCGGGCTCCCGCACCTCCTCCGCGGGGACGGTGGCCGACTCGACGCCGCTGTACGCCCACACCACCAGCGCGGCGCCCGCCGCCAGCGATCCCCAGCCGTGCGGGGCGAAGGGCGCGAAGTTGGCCATCCGCGCGTGCGGCAGCATGGCCAGCGACACCACGAGCATGGGGATGGCGCTGGTGCACATCACCGCGATCTGCAGCCGCGCGCTCTGCTTCACCCCCAGCACGTTCAGCAGGCACAGCCCCCAGAGCAGCGCCTGCGCCAGCGCGAACTGCAGCCCCACGCTCTCCGCCAGCGGCCGCGAGAAGCCGACCGCGTAGCCCACCACGGCGGTCACGATTCCCGCGTTGCCGATCACGCAGCTGATCCAGTAGCTCCACACCGCCTGGAACCCCGCGTACTCGCCGAACGCCTCGCGCGCGAACACGTACGGGCCGCCGGTGAGCGGGTAGCGCGCGCCCAGGCTGGCGTAGACCAGCGCCACGAACAGGTATCCCGCCGCCGTCACCGCCCAGGCCACGGTCCCCAGCGGCCCCACCGCCTGCGCCAGCGACGCCGGCAGCGTGTAGACCGACGTCCCCACCATGTTCCCCACGCACAGCGCCACCGTCCCCAGCAGCGTAAGCCCGCGCACCAGCGACGGTCTGGGAGATGACGGAGAGCGCGGCGATGCGTCTGCGGCGGGTGCGGTGGCGGACACGGCGGGCGGGGATGCGGGTGGGGATGGAGATGGAGATCGGAAG
The sequence above is drawn from the Longimicrobium sp. genome and encodes:
- a CDS encoding APC family permease, which encodes MRGLTLLGTVALCVGNMVGTSVYTLPASLAQAVGPLGTVAWAVTAAGYLFVALVYASLGARYPLTGGPYVFAREAFGEYAGFQAVWSYWISCVIGNAGIVTAVVGYAVGFSRPLAESVGLQFALAQALLWGLCLLNVLGVKQSARLQIAVMCTSAIPMLVVSLAMLPHARMANFAPFAPHGWGSLAAGAALVVWAYSGVESATVPAEEVREPGRTIRRGTLLGYAVATCIFLVAAIAVTGALPNAEIAASARPIAVAAGRTLGGWAETAIGVFAIAAGVGTLNGWILMSGRIPFTAARDGIFFRGLGRVHPRFRTPHVGLVAGTAVSSAMLLLYFSRSLLGVFNFIVLLAVLTTLIPHLYAAAAEMMLARRDPARYTPRERRRAQTAGGIAFVFVLYTVYGVGPEVVLWGFLVLLAGTPLYIFFATRKPEGAATIPSPAPPSS